In Mucilaginibacter celer, one DNA window encodes the following:
- a CDS encoding YeiH family protein — MNTQQQITNTGGLLLNLNQNARKIIFAVCIVLCLMPFMSPAIALFMGLIVAQFSGHPYLHLNHKATHILLQVSVVGLGFGMNVHSALQAGKEGVLFTIASIIGTLLFGTLMGRWLNIEKKTSYLISSGTAICGGSAIAAISPVIKAEEKQISVALGCVFILNSIALFVFPLIGHYLNLSQTQFGLWCAIAIHDTSSVVGAASKYGAHALEVATTVKLARALWIIPVAFISTFIFKNQSRKISIPYFIGLFVLAMLANTYLPVVKLISPYIIHIAKTGLTLTLFLIGAGLSRKVLASVGLKPLLQGVTLWVAISAAALYAVVHLA; from the coding sequence ATGAATACTCAACAACAAATAACCAATACAGGTGGGCTGCTGCTAAACCTCAATCAAAATGCACGCAAAATAATTTTCGCCGTTTGTATAGTGCTATGCCTGATGCCTTTTATGAGTCCCGCGATAGCATTATTCATGGGCCTGATTGTGGCCCAATTTTCGGGCCACCCCTATCTGCATCTCAATCACAAAGCTACTCATATATTATTGCAGGTTTCGGTAGTGGGTTTAGGCTTCGGGATGAATGTGCATAGTGCGTTGCAAGCCGGCAAAGAAGGTGTTTTGTTCACTATCGCTTCTATTATCGGTACGCTTTTGTTTGGTACGCTGATGGGCCGCTGGTTAAATATCGAAAAGAAAACTTCTTACCTTATCTCATCAGGTACAGCCATTTGCGGCGGCAGCGCCATTGCAGCCATATCTCCGGTTATTAAAGCCGAAGAAAAGCAGATCTCAGTGGCCCTGGGTTGTGTGTTTATACTTAATTCAATCGCCTTGTTTGTTTTCCCGCTAATCGGTCATTACCTCAATTTATCACAAACACAGTTTGGTTTGTGGTGCGCTATCGCCATACATGATACCAGTTCGGTGGTTGGGGCGGCAAGTAAATATGGGGCACATGCCCTGGAAGTTGCTACTACAGTTAAACTGGCGCGGGCTTTATGGATTATACCGGTGGCATTCATATCTACCTTTATATTTAAAAACCAATCGCGCAAAATTAGTATCCCCTACTTTATCGGTTTGTTTGTGCTGGCAATGCTTGCCAATACTTATCTGCCGGTTGTTAAACTAATCAGCCCGTATATAATTCACATCGCCAAAACCGGATTAACGCTTACATTATTCCTGATTGGTGCTGGGCTATCCCGCAAAGTACTGGCATCGGTAGGATTAAAACCTTTATTACAGGGTGTTACGCTTTGGGTTGCCATATCAGCAGCGGCGCTGTATGCTGTAGTGCATCTGGCATAG
- a CDS encoding AraC family transcriptional regulator, with the protein MKPKFLKLSTDPVYSFSCRRDKMPNVNNYWHCHPELELIKIEKGAGRLYIGNKIINFQDGDMILIGSNVPHYWKFEDKYFEQYDAGIIDLVVVHFGEKFWGESFLNLPENRALKTVIQTSGQGILLRNKFKTETAKLFNALHGAINTERILYLLQVLLLFAKAEVSYMMPVSYKPETTRFVNERISVIYDYLLKNFKNNIQLVDVAGIAGMTPNAFCRYFKAATGKKYSQIVIELKIEYACKLLIENNLNIKYIGFESGFNNLASFYKNFKTVTGSSPLSYQKQFNVSNKTTAA; encoded by the coding sequence ATGAAACCAAAGTTTTTAAAACTCTCAACCGATCCGGTTTACTCATTCAGTTGCCGCCGTGATAAGATGCCCAACGTAAATAATTACTGGCACTGTCACCCCGAGCTTGAACTGATTAAAATTGAAAAAGGGGCTGGCAGGCTTTATATCGGTAATAAGATCATCAATTTTCAGGATGGTGATATGATCCTGATCGGCTCGAACGTGCCCCATTACTGGAAATTTGAGGATAAATATTTCGAGCAATACGATGCCGGGATCATCGACCTTGTTGTCGTTCATTTCGGTGAGAAATTCTGGGGCGAAAGTTTTCTAAACCTGCCCGAAAACCGGGCGCTGAAAACGGTGATCCAAACATCAGGACAAGGCATCCTGCTCCGAAACAAATTTAAAACAGAAACCGCCAAGCTATTCAACGCCTTGCATGGCGCCATCAATACCGAAAGAATCCTTTATTTACTCCAGGTATTGCTTTTATTTGCCAAAGCGGAGGTATCCTATATGATGCCCGTAAGCTATAAGCCAGAAACCACACGCTTTGTAAACGAACGCATTTCGGTAATTTATGATTACCTGCTTAAGAACTTCAAAAACAATATCCAACTGGTTGATGTGGCCGGCATAGCCGGTATGACGCCCAACGCCTTCTGCAGGTATTTTAAAGCAGCCACCGGAAAGAAGTATTCGCAGATAGTGATCGAACTGAAAATTGAGTACGCCTGTAAGCTGTTGATAGAAAACAACCTCAACATTAAATACATCGGCTTTGAAAGCGGCTTTAACAACCTGGCCAGCTTTTATAAAAACTTTAAAACGGTTACCGGGAGTAGTCCGCTCAGTTATCAGAAACAGTTTAATGTGAGTAATAAAACTACGGCTGCATGA
- a CDS encoding pirin family protein, which yields MKKAITHILAGREKKITAEETVRQPLPHKDFRFANPFIVLHHMGPQVIEPGQTLRIHPHPHRGFSPYTIMLQGEGYHKDNAGNDKIIKAGGVQWMFAGKGIMHSEGPTEQLLKNGGVMELIQLWINAPAAKKWDEPFYQAATADELPIVLQGDGLDFKLASGNYEDQTGPIENFSPVISIVGTVAAGKQVDFKAEPGYWTLLYIIRGSVIVNDEAVSQYNLIVFDKENEDITVIAAEDSQVLFLSAEPIEEPVAAKDNFVMNTAEEVDQAIADYHNGVFGTLNY from the coding sequence ATGAAAAAAGCCATCACCCATATACTTGCCGGTCGCGAAAAAAAAATTACCGCCGAAGAAACAGTTAGGCAGCCGCTTCCGCATAAGGATTTCAGGTTTGCCAATCCATTTATAGTATTACACCATATGGGGCCGCAAGTGATTGAGCCGGGGCAAACATTACGGATCCACCCTCACCCGCACCGCGGGTTTAGCCCGTATACTATTATGTTGCAGGGCGAGGGTTATCATAAGGATAATGCCGGCAACGATAAAATAATTAAAGCCGGTGGTGTACAATGGATGTTTGCCGGCAAGGGCATTATGCACAGCGAGGGGCCAACAGAACAATTACTAAAAAACGGCGGCGTAATGGAACTGATCCAGCTTTGGATTAACGCCCCTGCTGCTAAAAAATGGGATGAGCCGTTTTACCAGGCGGCCACTGCAGATGAGTTGCCCATAGTTTTACAAGGCGATGGGCTCGATTTTAAACTGGCCAGCGGCAATTACGAAGACCAAACCGGGCCTATTGAAAACTTTAGTCCCGTTATTTCGATTGTTGGTACAGTTGCAGCCGGAAAGCAGGTTGATTTTAAAGCAGAACCCGGCTATTGGACATTACTTTATATTATTCGCGGATCAGTTATTGTAAACGATGAAGCGGTTTCCCAATACAACCTTATTGTATTTGATAAAGAAAATGAGGATATCACTGTAATTGCCGCCGAAGATTCACAGGTGCTTTTCCTTTCAGCCGAACCTATTGAAGAGCCTGTTGCAGCTAAAGATAATTTTGTAATGAACACAGCCGAAGAGGTGGATCAGGCCATTGCCGATTATCACAATGGCGTATTCGGCACATTGAATTATTAG
- a CDS encoding DUF92 domain-containing protein produces MLSYLILAIVLLTGITYSIAARKLTVVAALTGAAVACSVFAGGGFTGLAMMTTFFILGSAATSWQLKAKQTINAEEKGRRTAGQVLANAGTAGICGVLVLLIPPQAVLFQLMMAASLASATADTLSSELGMVYGRRFFNIVTLKADVRGLDGVISIEGTLTGIGGAVVIALIYAIGHGWSICLLLIILAGALGNITDSVLGAVLERRGIIGNNMVNFLNTLAAALFMLLFYLIF; encoded by the coding sequence ATGTTAAGCTACCTAATCCTGGCCATAGTTTTACTCACAGGCATTACTTACAGCATTGCGGCCCGCAAGTTAACGGTAGTTGCCGCCTTAACCGGTGCCGCGGTAGCATGCTCGGTTTTTGCAGGCGGAGGTTTTACCGGTTTGGCTATGATGACCACCTTTTTTATTTTAGGTTCGGCCGCAACATCCTGGCAGCTTAAAGCCAAGCAAACCATTAATGCCGAAGAGAAGGGCAGGCGTACAGCGGGGCAGGTTTTGGCCAATGCCGGTACCGCCGGAATTTGCGGAGTGTTGGTTTTACTCATTCCACCTCAGGCAGTTTTATTTCAGCTGATGATGGCTGCCAGCCTGGCATCGGCAACTGCCGATACGCTTTCTTCAGAACTTGGTATGGTTTACGGTCGCCGTTTCTTTAATATCGTTACGCTGAAGGCGGATGTGAGGGGGCTTGATGGTGTTATAAGTATAGAGGGAACTTTAACAGGCATTGGCGGGGCGGTTGTGATCGCGCTCATTTATGCTATCGGGCACGGATGGAGCATATGCCTGTTATTGATAATTTTGGCCGGAGCGCTTGGCAATATCACCGATTCGGTTTTGGGAGCGGTTTTAGAGCGCAGAGGCATTATAGGCAACAATATGGTTAACTTTTTAAACACCCTTGCCGCCGCGCTTTTTATGTTATTATTTTATTTAATTTTTTAA
- a CDS encoding YceH family protein, with translation MDSPQTLPVLDAEELRVLGTLMEKAKTTPDYYPMTLNSLVAACNQKTSRKPVVNYDDDTVINALNSLKKRGLISTATGGSIRAVKYKHNFAIVYPVIPSEVAIICLLILRGPQTPGELNTNSGRMYEFESIEEVQEVLDKLAGEEVPYLVQLPKRPGQKEVRYAHLLGGTPEYNEDEPEVEASSGRSSSALEARLAAVEQELSGLKETVARLMKELGVE, from the coding sequence ATGGATTCACCGCAAACTTTACCCGTACTTGATGCCGAAGAATTACGCGTGCTTGGCACCCTGATGGAAAAAGCCAAAACCACGCCCGATTATTACCCCATGACGCTTAACAGCCTTGTAGCTGCCTGCAACCAGAAAACATCGCGCAAGCCCGTGGTTAATTATGATGATGATACGGTTATTAACGCTCTTAACTCGTTAAAAAAACGCGGACTGATCTCGACAGCTACCGGTGGCTCTATCCGTGCAGTAAAATACAAACACAATTTTGCTATTGTTTACCCGGTAATCCCATCCGAAGTTGCCATTATTTGCCTGCTGATATTACGCGGCCCGCAAACTCCCGGCGAGCTAAATACAAACAGCGGCCGGATGTACGAGTTTGAATCGATAGAGGAAGTGCAGGAAGTGTTGGATAAACTGGCCGGCGAAGAAGTACCCTACCTTGTACAACTACCAAAACGCCCCGGGCAAAAGGAAGTGCGTTATGCCCACCTGCTTGGCGGCACGCCTGAATATAATGAAGACGAACCGGAGGTTGAAGCATCCTCAGGCAGATCGTCTTCGGCGCTTGAGGCAAGGCTTGCTGCGGTTGAACAGGAATTGTCAGGTTTGAAGGAGACTGTGGCCAGGTTGATGAAGGAATTAGGGGTTGAGTAG
- a CDS encoding class I SAM-dependent methyltransferase — MKDILGQAIHDHYHQLANHKLWINNQYGPKEEMPVDIYFRDEDDMPDIEWLAMNECRGTVLDIGAGAGSHALILQERGFDVTALDISPMACDVMTARGVQKVIKGDIFRYDEEKFDTLLLLMNGIGLTGTLENLKVFLHHIKSLLNPGGQMLFDSSDIAYLYEESGLPEKGYYGELLYQYQYNRQKTDWFHWLYVDEKTLEPIVNEAGFDMEVLLEDEFKQYLVRLILSK, encoded by the coding sequence ATGAAGGATATACTTGGCCAGGCCATACATGATCATTATCATCAATTGGCCAATCATAAGCTTTGGATCAATAATCAATATGGCCCTAAGGAAGAAATGCCCGTTGATATTTATTTCAGGGATGAAGATGATATGCCCGATATTGAATGGCTGGCCATGAACGAATGCCGCGGAACTGTGCTGGATATCGGCGCGGGTGCGGGCAGCCACGCGTTGATATTGCAGGAGCGCGGCTTTGATGTTACGGCACTGGATATTTCACCGATGGCCTGCGATGTGATGACTGCGCGAGGTGTTCAAAAAGTAATTAAAGGCGATATATTCAGGTACGATGAGGAAAAGTTTGATACATTGCTATTGTTGATGAACGGCATCGGCTTGACGGGCACACTCGAAAATTTAAAAGTGTTTCTGCATCATATTAAGTCGCTGCTTAATCCGGGCGGGCAAATGCTGTTCGATTCATCAGACATTGCTTACCTGTACGAAGAGAGCGGCTTACCGGAAAAAGGGTATTACGGCGAACTGCTATATCAATACCAATACAACCGCCAAAAAACCGACTGGTTCCACTGGCTTTATGTTGATGAAAAAACGCTCGAGCCTATTGTAAACGAAGCCGGGTTTGATATGGAAGTTTTATTGGAGGATGAGTTTAAGCAATATTTAGTGAGGTTAATCCTCAGTAAATAA
- a CDS encoding zinc-dependent peptidase translates to MLPVIIAIILIFIVFYFFRNKKKADILSLPPLNIKQLLSTHIPYYQKLDDENKAVFEQKVVEFLSGITIEGVGTTVDDADRIMIASSAVIPIFGFNDWKYRNLTNVILYPDTFDSEFQFEGENRSILGMVGTGYMNGQMILSRAALLKGFGKSAGKENTAIHEFVHLLDKADGATDGVPENLLAHEYVLPWVKMIHREINKIERGKSDINPYAITNEAEFLAVVSEYFFQKPDQLKHKHPELYDMLSRIFSQDPAGGDDMLIS, encoded by the coding sequence ATGCTTCCGGTAATTATCGCTATTATTCTGATTTTCATTGTTTTTTATTTTTTTAGGAATAAAAAGAAAGCGGATATACTATCATTGCCGCCCCTTAATATTAAGCAGCTTTTAAGCACACATATTCCTTATTATCAAAAACTTGATGATGAAAACAAAGCTGTATTTGAGCAAAAAGTCGTAGAATTTTTATCCGGAATAACCATTGAAGGTGTAGGCACAACGGTTGATGACGCAGACAGGATCATGATAGCCTCAAGCGCGGTGATCCCGATTTTTGGTTTTAACGATTGGAAATACCGCAATCTTACCAATGTGATCCTGTATCCGGATACGTTCGACAGTGAATTTCAGTTTGAGGGCGAAAACCGGAGCATTTTGGGCATGGTTGGTACCGGTTATATGAACGGGCAAATGATCCTCTCGCGGGCAGCTTTATTAAAAGGTTTCGGCAAATCGGCAGGAAAGGAGAATACCGCTATTCATGAGTTTGTGCACCTGCTGGATAAGGCCGATGGTGCTACCGATGGCGTGCCCGAAAACCTGCTGGCCCATGAATATGTGTTGCCCTGGGTAAAAATGATCCACAGGGAGATCAATAAAATAGAGCGTGGCAAATCGGATATCAATCCCTATGCCATTACCAACGAGGCCGAATTTCTGGCTGTGGTATCAGAATACTTTTTCCAGAAGCCTGATCAGCTTAAACATAAACACCCTGAATTGTATGATATGCTGAGCCGCATTTTTTCGCAGGATCCTGCAGGTGGCGATGATATGTTGATTAGTTAA
- a CDS encoding RagB/SusD family nutrient uptake outer membrane protein gives MKSIKKIALVLLQVSLSLSCGKGYFNEIPDDQLTIEKTFQSKATAEEFLANVYSQMPDEAHAHSAPDKNAGPWIAASDEAEYCWGYMVSNNINIGAYDASSNFVAAYWGNFYQGIRNASVYLLNIDKVTDMTSALKVKRKAEARALRAIYYFNLMRIYGPIVLLNNVIAPDEPLSSMQLSRSSFDECVSYVTAELDNAAKDLPARPDADEYGRITSGYVLAIKSEVLLFAASPLFNGNPAFSDLINKDGKRLISGQYDANKWKLAADAAKAFMDAYVPSVYNLYRENDTKGNYSPYLSCRDVFLVDWNPEVIYARIEASITDRQYDTTPYHQGSPDAVRGASSLGATQNMVDAYFMANGRPIDDPASGYVSTGESMFKAPFDDQQRMTYNQWANREPRFYVGITYNGARWLNPNVPGLITGLYVDGNSGRATGGNDYSATGYIVRKNTTTGDRTVGGRTWVMLRLAEIYLNYAEALNEYNPGNPDILKYLNLIRSRAGITTYGDGIPVPASQTEMREAIRKERRVELAFENNRYFDVRRWMIAPETDNGPIYGLNINARLPEFYQRTAFEYRVFQKRNYFFPIPQIDINNDKQLVQNPGW, from the coding sequence ATGAAATCGATAAAAAAAATAGCACTGGTATTGTTGCAGGTAAGTTTAAGCTTATCATGCGGCAAAGGCTATTTTAATGAGATTCCGGACGATCAGTTAACCATCGAAAAAACGTTTCAAAGCAAAGCTACCGCCGAAGAGTTTTTGGCCAATGTATACTCGCAAATGCCCGATGAAGCACATGCGCACAGCGCCCCCGATAAAAACGCGGGCCCCTGGATTGCCGCAAGCGACGAGGCTGAATATTGCTGGGGATATATGGTTAGCAACAACATCAATATCGGTGCTTATGATGCTTCGAGCAATTTTGTGGCTGCTTATTGGGGCAATTTTTACCAGGGGATAAGGAATGCCAGCGTGTACCTGTTAAATATTGACAAGGTTACCGATATGACATCGGCATTAAAGGTAAAACGCAAGGCCGAAGCAAGGGCGCTGCGGGCCATATACTATTTTAACCTGATGCGCATATACGGCCCGATAGTTTTACTGAATAATGTTATAGCACCCGATGAACCTTTAAGCAGCATGCAGCTATCACGCAGCTCGTTTGACGAATGCGTAAGCTACGTTACCGCCGAACTTGATAACGCGGCCAAAGATTTACCCGCACGACCCGATGCCGACGAATACGGACGGATAACCAGCGGTTACGTTCTGGCCATCAAATCGGAAGTGTTGTTGTTTGCGGCAAGTCCGTTGTTTAATGGCAACCCGGCATTTAGCGATCTGATTAATAAAGATGGGAAGCGACTAATATCCGGCCAGTACGATGCCAATAAATGGAAACTGGCCGCCGATGCTGCAAAGGCATTTATGGATGCCTACGTACCATCGGTTTATAACCTGTACCGTGAAAATGATACTAAAGGAAACTACAGTCCCTACCTATCCTGCCGCGATGTTTTCCTGGTTGACTGGAACCCGGAAGTGATTTACGCCAGAATTGAGGCCAGCATTACCGACAGGCAATACGACACTACACCGTACCACCAGGGATCGCCGGACGCGGTGCGGGGGGCAAGTTCGTTAGGGGCTACCCAAAACATGGTCGACGCTTATTTTATGGCGAATGGCCGCCCGATTGACGACCCGGCATCAGGCTACGTTTCAACCGGCGAATCGATGTTTAAAGCCCCGTTTGACGATCAGCAACGGATGACTTATAACCAATGGGCCAACCGCGAGCCTCGGTTTTATGTAGGTATCACCTATAATGGTGCCAGGTGGCTCAATCCGAACGTACCGGGCTTAATTACCGGGTTATATGTTGATGGCAATTCGGGCCGTGCAACGGGCGGTAATGATTACTCGGCTACCGGCTACATTGTACGCAAAAACACCACCACGGGCGACAGGACAGTTGGTGGCCGGACATGGGTAATGTTAAGACTTGCCGAGATTTATCTTAATTATGCCGAAGCACTTAACGAATATAATCCCGGCAATCCCGATATTTTGAAATACCTCAACCTGATTCGCAGCCGGGCAGGCATTACCACCTATGGCGATGGCATCCCGGTACCGGCAAGCCAAACCGAAATGCGTGAGGCCATCCGCAAGGAGCGCCGTGTTGAGCTGGCTTTTGAAAATAACCGCTATTTTGATGTACGCAGGTGGATGATAGCCCCCGAAACCGATAACGGCCCCATCTACGGTTTAAACATCAACGCCCGTCTGCCCGAGTTTTACCAGCGCACGGCCTTTGAATACCGGGTATTTCAAAAACGAAACTACTTTTTCCCTATACCACAAATAGATATAAATAATGATAAACAGCTTGTTCAAAACCCCGGCTGGTAA
- a CDS encoding MBL fold metallo-hydrolase, with amino-acid sequence MGLFITSLNSGSNGNCYYVGNDQEAVLVDVGISCRETEKRMARLGLSMQKVKAIFVSHEHSDHIRGIPVLAKKYNLPVYITPGTLLHLSGTDYFMVHHLSAFQTVYIGTLEVTSFPKMHDATEPHSFIVQCNDVKVGVFTDLGIVCDQLIRYFSQCHAAFLEANYDDDMLDKGGYPYHLKRRIRGGKGHLSNKQALSLFTTHRPAHMTHLLLSHLSKNNNDPKLVEDLFKACAEGVDIIIASRYEETPVYHISANVIQHEPLGQLDLGFN; translated from the coding sequence ATGGGGTTATTCATTACATCATTAAATTCGGGAAGTAACGGCAATTGCTATTACGTGGGGAACGATCAGGAAGCGGTATTGGTTGATGTAGGCATCTCCTGCCGCGAAACAGAAAAACGCATGGCACGCCTTGGCCTGTCCATGCAAAAGGTTAAAGCTATTTTTGTATCTCACGAGCATTCAGACCATATCCGCGGCATTCCTGTTTTGGCAAAAAAATACAATTTACCGGTATACATCACACCGGGAACTTTGCTGCACCTAAGCGGTACAGATTATTTTATGGTTCATCATCTCAGCGCCTTTCAAACCGTTTATATCGGAACACTGGAAGTTACTTCTTTTCCTAAAATGCACGATGCTACCGAGCCTCATAGCTTTATAGTGCAATGTAACGATGTAAAAGTGGGTGTATTTACCGATCTGGGCATAGTGTGCGATCAGCTGATCCGCTATTTCAGCCAGTGTCACGCTGCTTTCCTCGAAGCCAATTATGATGATGATATGCTGGATAAAGGCGGTTATCCTTACCATTTAAAACGCCGGATCCGGGGTGGCAAAGGTCATTTATCAAACAAACAGGCCCTAAGCTTATTCACCACGCATCGCCCGGCGCACATGACCCACCTGCTGCTCTCCCACCTCTCCAAAAACAATAACGACCCCAAACTGGTGGAAGACCTGTTTAAAGCCTGTGCCGAGGGCGTGGACATTATTATCGCTTCGCGTTACGAAGAAACACCGGTATACCATATCAGTGCCAATGTAATTCAGCACGAGCCCTTGGGGCAACTGGATCTCGGTTTTAACTAA